The following are encoded together in the Chaetodon auriga isolate fChaAug3 chromosome 6, fChaAug3.hap1, whole genome shotgun sequence genome:
- the ppp6r2b gene encoding serine/threonine-protein phosphatase 6 regulatory subunit 2 isoform X1 — protein sequence MFWKFDLHTSSHLEALLDKEDVTLTELMDEEDVLQECKAQNRRLLLFLCQDQCMQELVRMITTEPPAGIEDIKRFKYPNIACELLTSDVGVINDKLGNEEPLLETLYAFLEQPSPLNPLLASFFSKTIGNLITRKTEQVLSFLRRKEGFLYLVLKHIDTSAMMDVLLRLISCVEPPPLRLETLTWLNEEKLAQRLIELIHPERDEERQSNASQTLCDIIRLSRDQANQLQEISQPDPLLTVLESQECVEQLLQNMFSGESTESCIVNGIQVLLTLLEIRRPVVDGVMDAQGFERSYTVNSSILLAIQPHLIHFHQLLLVPPKRNPMLTTLGVLEEPLGNTRLHVARLVASLLYTSSASHAVVAQELCRLNTMDLLLDLFFKYTWNNFLHLQVELCVAAILRPCAHEMRLQPGFGAQEKFKPHQDASQEQALTETPSEPLVTPENSAHNLMVTHLFQHCHLVQRILEAWEENDKIQSEGGMRRGYMGHLTRIANTVVHNLEKGPVHTQISSLITELPEDYRGRWETFVDQTLSETNRKNTIDLIGTGNPRPSSEDDMESPFPKELTLQQAFSDYQIQQMTANFVDQFGFNDEEFTDHDDSIGATFDRIAEININIDSGQDSANTATFEACSKERIQPFDDDEEDIWEEKEINFAAQTKSRNRFGGSRSSQNQAASKACDRTAASGTEASDRAADSDSEEGEDPKDDLDPFSSQGQTEATKNTGWIADFGEVNSKAPAAGVGFSAWDTPDSQPAATEAEEKGWAKFTDFQPFCCSETGPRCSSPVDSELSGSDSTKPNQNPCVWSVCVARKAPLVASDSSSSSSSDSDEEEGKTESATSETVTTETITTGAGKETIRLSVDAKNERAVFSRVFRPAVRCDADKVPVEGLAVKDKGKGIEKESESGKKHGDGPSPTTASPTTQSAAVTQEMQPSPNGPA from the exons ATGTTTTGGAAGTTTGATTTACACACGTCCTCTCACCTGGAGGCTTTACTTGACAAAGAGGATGTCACTCTCACTGAGCTCATGGATGAGGAAGATGTGCTGCAGGAGTGCAAGGCCCAGAACAGgag ACTTCTCCTGTTCCTGTGCCAGGACCAGTGCATGCAGGAGCTGGTCCGTATGATTACCACAGAGCCCCCTGCTGGTATAGAAGACATCAAGCGCTTCAA GTACCCAAATATAGCCTGTGAGCTGTTGACAAGTGATGTGGGAGTGATCAATGATAAGCTGGGTAATGAGGAGCCTCTGCTGGAAACTCTGTATGCTTTCCTGGAGCAGCCATCCCCACTTAACCCCCTCCTGGCATCTTTCTTTAGCAAGACAATTGGGAACCTCATCACACGGAAGACTGAGCag gtgCTCAGTTTCCTGCGACGGAAGGAGGGATTCCTCTACTTGGTTCTGAAGCATATTGATACATCAGCCATGATGGATGTGCTCCTAAGACTTATCAGCTGTGTGGAGCCACCCCCACTTCGGCTCGAGACACTCACT TGGCTGAATGAAGAGAAGCTCGCCCAGAGGCTCATAGAGCTCATTCACCCTGAGAGAGACGAAGAG AGGCAGTCAAATGCATCTCAGACTTTGTGCGACATCATTCGTCTGAGCAGAGACCAAGCCAATCAGCTCCAAGAGATCTCACAGCCTGACCCTTTGCTGACTGTGCTGGAGTC GCAGGAGTGTGTGGAGCAGTTGCTGCAGAACATGTTCTCAGGAGAGAGCACTGAGAGCTGCATCGTTAATGGGATTCAGGTTCTTCTCACGTTACTGGAAATCAGGAggcctgt GGTGGATGGTGTAATGGATGCTCAGGGATTTGAGAGAAGTTACACTGttaacagcagcattttgttgGCCATCCAACCACACTTGATACACttccaccagctgctcctggtGCCACCCAAG CGAAATCCCATGCTGACTACTCTGGGTGTGCTGGAGGAACCATTAGGGAACACACGTCTGCACGTAGCCAGACTGGTGGCCTCTCTGCTGTATACCAGCTCTGCCAGCCATGCAGTCGTAGCACAGGAGCTCTGCCGACTCAATACAATGGACCTGCTGCTG gacttGTTCTTCAAGTATACTTGGAACAACTTCCTGCACCTCCAAGTGGAGCTTTGCGTTGCTGCCATCCTCCGGCCCTGTGCCCATGAAATGAGACTTCAGCCTGGCTTTGGGGCCCAGGAAAAATTCAAGCCTCATCAGGATGCTTCACAAGAGCAGGCTTTGACTGAAACCCCTTCTGAACCTCTAGTCACCCCTGAAAACTCTGCACATAATCTAATGGTGACTCAT TTGTTTCAGCACTGCCACCTTGTCCAGAGGATTCTCGAGGCTTGGGAAGAGAATGATAAAATACA gtcAGAAGGTGGTATGAGAAGAGGGTACATGGGACATCTGACCAGGATTGCCAACACAGTAGTCCACAATCTGGAGAAGGGCCCAGTTCACACACAGATTAGTAGCCtcatcacag AGCTGCCAGAGGACTACAGAGGCCGCTGGGAAACCTTTGTGGACCAGACCCTGTCAGAGACCAACAGGAAGAACACCATAGACctg ATTGGCACTGGAAACCCACGTCCGTCCTCAGAGGATGATATGGAGAGCCCCTTCCCTAAAGAACTGACACTGCAGCAG GCCTTTTCAGACTACCAGATACAGCAGATGACGGCCAACTTTGTGGATCAGTTTGGCTTCAATGATGAGGAGTTTACCGATCATGATGACAGCATTGG GGCAACCTTTGATCGAATTGCAGAGATCAACATCAACATTGATTCAGGCCAGGACAGC GCTAATACAGCCACGTTTGAGGCTTGTTCCAAGGAGAGGATTCAGccatttgatgatgatgaagaggacatTTGGGAGGAGAAAGAGATCAACTTTGCCGCACAAACCAAGTCCCGTAACAG GTTTGGTGGGTCACGATCATCCCAGAACCAAGCAGCCAGTAAAGCTTGTGATAGGACAGCAGCTTCTGGCACTGAGGcctctgacagagcagcagactcagactctgaggagggagaggatcCTAAAGATGACCTGGATCCTTTCTCAAGCCAGGGCCAGACCGAGGCGACAAAGA ACACTGGTTGGATAGCAGACTTTGGGGAGGTGAACTCAAAGGCTCCTGCAGCAGGAGTGGGCTTTTCAGCCTGGGACACTCCAGACTCCCAGCCTGCTgccacagaggcagaggagaaagggTGGGCCAAGTTCACCGACTTCCAGCCTTTCTGTTG TTCTGAAACGGGTCCCAGATGTAGCTCCCCCGTGGACTCGGAGCTCAGTGGATCCGACAGCACCAAACCAAACCAGAATC cgtgtgtgtggagtgtgtgtgtggcaagaAAAGCTCCACTGGTGGCATCGGACAgctcttcctccagcagctcagacagcgatgaggaggaaggaaagacagagtCTGCGACCAGTGAGACTGTCACCACTGAGACCATCACCACGGGGGCTGGCAAGGAGACCATTCGGCTTAGCGTGGACGCCAAAAACGAGAGGGCGGTCTTCAGCAG AGTATTCAGACCAGCAGTCAGATG tGATGCAGACAAGGTGCCAG
- the ppp6r2b gene encoding serine/threonine-protein phosphatase 6 regulatory subunit 2 isoform X2, protein MFWKFDLHTSSHLEALLDKEDVTLTELMDEEDVLQECKAQNRRLLLFLCQDQCMQELVRMITTEPPAGIEDIKRFKYPNIACELLTSDVGVINDKLGNEEPLLETLYAFLEQPSPLNPLLASFFSKTIGNLITRKTEQVLSFLRRKEGFLYLVLKHIDTSAMMDVLLRLISCVEPPPLRLETLTWLNEEKLAQRLIELIHPERDEERQSNASQTLCDIIRLSRDQANQLQEISQPDPLLTVLESQECVEQLLQNMFSGESTESCIVNGIQVLLTLLEIRRPVVDGVMDAQGFERSYTVNSSILLAIQPHLIHFHQLLLVPPKRNPMLTTLGVLEEPLGNTRLHVARLVASLLYTSSASHAVVAQELCRLNTMDLLLDLFFKYTWNNFLHLQVELCVAAILRPCAHEMRLQPGFGAQEKFKPHQDASQEQALTETPSEPLVTPENSAHNLMVTHLFQHCHLVQRILEAWEENDKIQSEGGMRRGYMGHLTRIANTVVHNLEKGPVHTQISSLITELPEDYRGRWETFVDQTLSETNRKNTIDLIGTGNPRPSSEDDMESPFPKELTLQQAFSDYQIQQMTANFVDQFGFNDEEFTDHDDSIGATFDRIAEININIDSGQDSANTATFEACSKERIQPFDDDEEDIWEEKEINFAAQTKSRNRFGGSRSSQNQAASKACDRTAASGTEASDRAADSDSEEGEDPKDDLDPFSSQGQTEATKNTGWIADFGEVNSKAPAAGVGFSAWDTPDSQPAATEAEEKGWAKFTDFQPFCCSETGPRCSSPVDSELSGSDSTKPNQNPCVWSVCVARKAPLVASDSSSSSSSDSDEEEGKTESATSETVTTETITTGAGKETIRLSVDAKNERAVFSSDADKVPVEGLAVKDKGKGIEKESESGKKHGDGPSPTTASPTTQSAAVTQEMQPSPNGPA, encoded by the exons ATGTTTTGGAAGTTTGATTTACACACGTCCTCTCACCTGGAGGCTTTACTTGACAAAGAGGATGTCACTCTCACTGAGCTCATGGATGAGGAAGATGTGCTGCAGGAGTGCAAGGCCCAGAACAGgag ACTTCTCCTGTTCCTGTGCCAGGACCAGTGCATGCAGGAGCTGGTCCGTATGATTACCACAGAGCCCCCTGCTGGTATAGAAGACATCAAGCGCTTCAA GTACCCAAATATAGCCTGTGAGCTGTTGACAAGTGATGTGGGAGTGATCAATGATAAGCTGGGTAATGAGGAGCCTCTGCTGGAAACTCTGTATGCTTTCCTGGAGCAGCCATCCCCACTTAACCCCCTCCTGGCATCTTTCTTTAGCAAGACAATTGGGAACCTCATCACACGGAAGACTGAGCag gtgCTCAGTTTCCTGCGACGGAAGGAGGGATTCCTCTACTTGGTTCTGAAGCATATTGATACATCAGCCATGATGGATGTGCTCCTAAGACTTATCAGCTGTGTGGAGCCACCCCCACTTCGGCTCGAGACACTCACT TGGCTGAATGAAGAGAAGCTCGCCCAGAGGCTCATAGAGCTCATTCACCCTGAGAGAGACGAAGAG AGGCAGTCAAATGCATCTCAGACTTTGTGCGACATCATTCGTCTGAGCAGAGACCAAGCCAATCAGCTCCAAGAGATCTCACAGCCTGACCCTTTGCTGACTGTGCTGGAGTC GCAGGAGTGTGTGGAGCAGTTGCTGCAGAACATGTTCTCAGGAGAGAGCACTGAGAGCTGCATCGTTAATGGGATTCAGGTTCTTCTCACGTTACTGGAAATCAGGAggcctgt GGTGGATGGTGTAATGGATGCTCAGGGATTTGAGAGAAGTTACACTGttaacagcagcattttgttgGCCATCCAACCACACTTGATACACttccaccagctgctcctggtGCCACCCAAG CGAAATCCCATGCTGACTACTCTGGGTGTGCTGGAGGAACCATTAGGGAACACACGTCTGCACGTAGCCAGACTGGTGGCCTCTCTGCTGTATACCAGCTCTGCCAGCCATGCAGTCGTAGCACAGGAGCTCTGCCGACTCAATACAATGGACCTGCTGCTG gacttGTTCTTCAAGTATACTTGGAACAACTTCCTGCACCTCCAAGTGGAGCTTTGCGTTGCTGCCATCCTCCGGCCCTGTGCCCATGAAATGAGACTTCAGCCTGGCTTTGGGGCCCAGGAAAAATTCAAGCCTCATCAGGATGCTTCACAAGAGCAGGCTTTGACTGAAACCCCTTCTGAACCTCTAGTCACCCCTGAAAACTCTGCACATAATCTAATGGTGACTCAT TTGTTTCAGCACTGCCACCTTGTCCAGAGGATTCTCGAGGCTTGGGAAGAGAATGATAAAATACA gtcAGAAGGTGGTATGAGAAGAGGGTACATGGGACATCTGACCAGGATTGCCAACACAGTAGTCCACAATCTGGAGAAGGGCCCAGTTCACACACAGATTAGTAGCCtcatcacag AGCTGCCAGAGGACTACAGAGGCCGCTGGGAAACCTTTGTGGACCAGACCCTGTCAGAGACCAACAGGAAGAACACCATAGACctg ATTGGCACTGGAAACCCACGTCCGTCCTCAGAGGATGATATGGAGAGCCCCTTCCCTAAAGAACTGACACTGCAGCAG GCCTTTTCAGACTACCAGATACAGCAGATGACGGCCAACTTTGTGGATCAGTTTGGCTTCAATGATGAGGAGTTTACCGATCATGATGACAGCATTGG GGCAACCTTTGATCGAATTGCAGAGATCAACATCAACATTGATTCAGGCCAGGACAGC GCTAATACAGCCACGTTTGAGGCTTGTTCCAAGGAGAGGATTCAGccatttgatgatgatgaagaggacatTTGGGAGGAGAAAGAGATCAACTTTGCCGCACAAACCAAGTCCCGTAACAG GTTTGGTGGGTCACGATCATCCCAGAACCAAGCAGCCAGTAAAGCTTGTGATAGGACAGCAGCTTCTGGCACTGAGGcctctgacagagcagcagactcagactctgaggagggagaggatcCTAAAGATGACCTGGATCCTTTCTCAAGCCAGGGCCAGACCGAGGCGACAAAGA ACACTGGTTGGATAGCAGACTTTGGGGAGGTGAACTCAAAGGCTCCTGCAGCAGGAGTGGGCTTTTCAGCCTGGGACACTCCAGACTCCCAGCCTGCTgccacagaggcagaggagaaagggTGGGCCAAGTTCACCGACTTCCAGCCTTTCTGTTG TTCTGAAACGGGTCCCAGATGTAGCTCCCCCGTGGACTCGGAGCTCAGTGGATCCGACAGCACCAAACCAAACCAGAATC cgtgtgtgtggagtgtgtgtgtggcaagaAAAGCTCCACTGGTGGCATCGGACAgctcttcctccagcagctcagacagcgatgaggaggaaggaaagacagagtCTGCGACCAGTGAGACTGTCACCACTGAGACCATCACCACGGGGGCTGGCAAGGAGACCATTCGGCTTAGCGTGGACGCCAAAAACGAGAGGGCGGTCTTCAGCAG tGATGCAGACAAGGTGCCAG
- the dnaja2b gene encoding dnaJ homolog subfamily A member 2b, translating to MANVVDTKLYDILGVSPSASENELKKAYRKLAKEYHPDKNPDAGDKFKEISFAYEVLTNPEKKELYDRYGEQGLREGGGGGPGMDDIFSHIFGGGLFGFMGQGRGRNGGKRRGDDMVHPLKVSLEDLYNGKTTKLQLSKNVLCGACNGQGGKAGAVQKCVACRGRGMRIMIRQLAPGMVQQMQSVCTDCNGEGEVINEKDRCRKCEGHKVCKETKLLEVHVDKGMRHGQKITFSGEADQAPGVEPGDIVLVLQEKEHEEFRRDGSDLHMVQRIGLVEALCGFQMTVTHLDGRQLLVKYPPGKIIEPGCIRMVKGEGMPQYRNPFEKGDLYVKFDVQFPENNWIDADKLNELECLLPARAENPVIAADAEEVDLTDFDRSQGSGGGARREAYNDSSDEEGGHHGPGVQCAHQ from the exons ATGGCGAATGTTGTGGATACGAAGCTATACGACATCCTTGGAGTTTCACCATCTGCCtctgaaaatgaactgaaaaag GCCTACCGCAAACTGGCCAAAGAGTACCATCCCGACAAGAACCCTGATGCTGGAGACAAG tttAAAGAGATCAGTTTTGCGTATGAGGTTCTGACAAACCCAGAAAAGAAGGAGCTTTATGATCGCTATGGAGAACAGGGGCTacgggagggaggaggtggagggccTGGCATGGATGATATCTTCTCTCACATTTTTGGCGGAGGACTGTTTGGGTTCATGGGACAGGGCAGAGGACGCAACGGaggcaagaggagaggagatgacatGGTACACCCTCTGAA AGTTTCTCTTGAAGACCTCTACAATGGCAAAACCACCAAACTGCAGCTCAGTAAGAATGTGCTGTGTGGTGCCTGTAATGG TCAGGGGGGTAAAGCTGGAGCAGTGCAGAAGTGTGTGGCATGCAGAGGACGGGGTATGAGAATCATGATTAGGCAGCTGGCCCCTGGGATGGTCCAACAGATGCAGTCAGTCTGCACAGACTGCAATGGAGAGG gTGAGGTCATAAATGAGAAGGACCGGTGCAGAAAGTGTGAGGGTCATAAGGTTTGTAAGGAGACCAAGCTTCTGGAGGTGCATGTGGACAAAGGCATGAGACATGGACAGAAGATCACATTCTCTGGGGAAGCTGACCAAGCACCAGGCGTCGAACCCGGAGATATAGTCCTGGTGCTGCAAGAGAAAGAACATGAG GAATTCCGCCGTGATGGCAGTGACCTTCACATGGTCCAGCGTATCGGCCTGGTTGAGGCTCTGTGTGGCTTCCAGATGACTGTCACACACCTTGATGGACGCCAGTTGCTTGTCAAATACCCTCCTGGCAAGATCATCGAGCCAG GCTGCATTCGAATGGTGAAGGGAGAAGGAATGCCTCAGTACAGAAACCCGTTTGAGAAGGGAGACCTTTACGTCAAGTTTGATGTCCAGTTCCCTGAAAACAACTGGATTGATGCTGATAAACTCAAT GAACTTGAGTGCTTGCTGCCTGCTCGTGCTGAGAATCCCGTGATCGCTGCAGATGCGGAGGAGGTTGACCTGACAGATTTTGATAGGAGTCAAGGGTCAGGAGGTGGAGCCAGGAGAGAGGCCTACAATGATAGTTCTGATGAGGAAGGGGGTCACCATGGCCCAGGGGTGCAGTGCGCACACCAATAG